One region of Epilithonimonas zeae genomic DNA includes:
- a CDS encoding ADP-ribosylglycohydrolase family protein, with translation MHNNIKSGIFGVCIGDALGVPVEFRSREQLKRSPVTRMRAMGTHRQPLGTWSDDGSLTLCLAESLCNGYDLEDIALKFLQWYNTEIWTPHGKIFDIGIATRQAIYRISKGGIPQLCGGTSEFDNGNGSLMRILPLLFYIKDFSIEKRFDVVKEVSSITHGHIRSVISCFIYLEFLIEILNKSERLESYQKMQTKVKDFLNNNPICSQNEMDLFDRILSNDISTFPEDEIKSSGYVLHSLEASLWCFMNSESYSEAVLKAVNLGEDTDTTGAITGGIAGLFYGFENIPEEWVSELVRKDDIEKLCNKLENRLMK, from the coding sequence ATGCACAATAATATAAAATCAGGAATTTTCGGAGTTTGCATTGGCGATGCTTTAGGCGTTCCGGTGGAATTCAGAAGTCGAGAACAATTAAAACGTTCGCCAGTTACAAGAATGAGAGCGATGGGAACTCATCGTCAACCATTGGGAACTTGGAGTGATGATGGTTCGCTTACACTTTGTCTTGCCGAAAGCCTTTGTAATGGATATGATTTGGAAGATATTGCGTTGAAGTTTTTACAATGGTATAATACTGAAATCTGGACGCCACACGGAAAAATTTTCGATATTGGAATTGCCACAAGACAAGCGATTTATAGAATAAGTAAAGGAGGAATTCCGCAATTATGTGGAGGAACAAGTGAATTCGATAACGGAAATGGTTCCTTGATGAGAATTTTACCATTGTTATTTTACATTAAGGATTTCTCTATTGAAAAACGTTTTGATGTAGTGAAAGAAGTTTCTTCAATTACTCACGGTCATATTCGTTCTGTGATTTCTTGTTTTATTTATTTGGAGTTTTTGATTGAAATTTTAAATAAATCAGAAAGACTTGAATCTTATCAAAAAATGCAAACCAAAGTCAAAGATTTTCTAAATAATAATCCAATTTGCTCACAAAACGAAATGGATTTATTTGACCGAATTTTAAGCAACGATATTTCAACTTTCCCTGAGGATGAAATTAAAAGCAGTGGCTACGTTCTTCACAGTTTAGAAGCTTCATTATGGTGTTTTATGAATTCTGAAAGTTACTCTGAGGCAGTTTTGAAAGCCGTCAATTTAGGAGAAGATACCGACACAACCGGAGCGATTACAGGTGGAATTGCAGGACTATTTTATGGGTTTGAAAATATTCCTGAGGAATGGGTTTCTGAATTGGTAAGAAAAGATGATATTGAAAAATTATGTAATAAATTAGAGAATAGATTAATGAAATAA
- a CDS encoding GNAT family N-acetyltransferase, which produces MMKDFPRIETERLILSELKEGDLPLVIEYLQDREFSEYTSSIPHPYGKEEANFWLKMTQEAFESKKGFTFAIRDKEEKIIGAIGLHDQGSDKAEMGYWLAKIFWGKGYVTEAAKAIVDFGFNELELNKIFAVHFPNNPASGKIMRRIGMELEAVLKQHLKKDSEYYDIPMYSIFRNKV; this is translated from the coding sequence ATGATGAAGGATTTTCCAAGAATAGAAACCGAAAGATTGATTCTTTCTGAATTGAAAGAAGGCGATTTACCATTAGTTATAGAGTATCTTCAGGATAGAGAATTTTCAGAATATACGTCTAGTATTCCTCATCCGTATGGAAAAGAAGAAGCTAATTTTTGGTTGAAAATGACACAAGAAGCTTTTGAGTCAAAAAAAGGATTTACGTTTGCAATTCGCGATAAAGAAGAAAAAATTATAGGAGCAATTGGTCTTCACGATCAAGGTTCGGATAAAGCAGAAATGGGATATTGGCTGGCAAAAATATTTTGGGGCAAAGGTTATGTTACGGAAGCTGCAAAAGCTATTGTTGATTTTGGTTTTAATGAATTAGAACTTAATAAGATTTTCGCTGTTCATTTTCCAAACAACCCAGCTTCTGGAAAAATAATGAGAAGAATCGGAATGGAATTGGAAGCTGTTTTAAAACAACATCTGAAAAAAGATTCGGAATATTATGATATTCCAATGTATTCTATTTTTAGGAATAAGGTTTAA
- a CDS encoding DUF4291 domain-containing protein: MKLKLKQYKVQLKDWPQAGHHIMAQFDDEKIIVYQSYRKDIGEFAVKNQYFGGEFSLERMTWIKPNFLWMMYRNGWGTKEGQECVLSIHLKMSSFKRYLENAVYSSFNEELGVSREEWQNQVKESSVRLQWDPDHDPFGNKLERRAIQIGLRNDFIKSFAKEDIVLIENISDFVWEQHQFVLNKDLDKLIIPEEKPLLFDNGNLNKKLRLNETYN; the protein is encoded by the coding sequence ATGAAACTTAAATTAAAACAATATAAAGTGCAATTAAAAGATTGGCCACAAGCAGGGCATCACATAATGGCTCAATTTGATGATGAAAAAATTATCGTTTATCAATCTTATCGAAAAGATATCGGAGAGTTTGCTGTTAAAAACCAATATTTTGGAGGAGAATTCAGTTTGGAAAGAATGACTTGGATCAAACCGAATTTCCTTTGGATGATGTATCGTAACGGGTGGGGAACGAAAGAAGGTCAGGAATGTGTCTTGTCAATTCATTTGAAAATGTCTTCTTTCAAACGATATTTGGAGAACGCGGTCTATTCCTCTTTTAATGAAGAGCTTGGAGTTTCCAGAGAAGAATGGCAAAATCAAGTGAAAGAATCTTCTGTAAGATTACAATGGGACCCGGACCACGACCCTTTTGGAAATAAATTGGAAAGAAGAGCGATTCAAATCGGATTGAGAAATGATTTTATCAAATCTTTTGCGAAAGAAGATATTGTTTTGATTGAGAATATTTCTGATTTTGTGTGGGAACAACATCAATTTGTTTTGAATAAGGATTTGGATAAACTGATAATTCCTGAAGAAAAACCGTTGTTGTTTGATAATGGAAATTTAAATAAAAAATTGAGACTTAATGAAACTTACAATTGA
- a CDS encoding O-acetyl-ADP-ribose deacetylase: MKLTIELIKGDITKINADAIVNAANSSLLGGGGVDGAIHRAGGKQILEECMEIRNRQGKCKTGEAVFTSAGNLPAKYVIHTVGPIWNNNEEKNSKLLADCYNNSLKLAVSLGVKTITFPNISTGVYRFPKELAGKIAVETVKNFQSDIIEKVTFVCFDDENEKIYKKLLENAQ, from the coding sequence ATGAAACTTACAATTGAATTAATAAAAGGCGACATCACAAAAATTAATGCAGATGCAATTGTAAACGCTGCCAATTCTTCTTTACTTGGTGGAGGTGGAGTTGATGGAGCCATTCATCGTGCAGGAGGAAAACAAATTCTGGAGGAGTGTATGGAAATCAGAAACAGACAAGGAAAATGTAAAACTGGAGAAGCGGTTTTCACTTCTGCTGGAAATCTTCCTGCAAAATATGTGATTCACACGGTCGGTCCGATTTGGAATAATAACGAAGAAAAAAATTCTAAACTCTTAGCTGATTGTTATAATAATTCTTTGAAATTAGCAGTAAGTCTAGGAGTAAAAACAATTACTTTTCCGAATATCAGTACCGGGGTTTACAGATTTCCGAAAGAATTGGCTGGAAAAATAGCTGTTGAAACTGTTAAAAACTTTCAGTCAGATATAATTGAAAAAGTTACTTTCGTCTGTTTTGATGACGAGAATGAAAAGATTTATAAAAAGTTATTAGAAAATGCACAATAA
- a CDS encoding type III pantothenate kinase: MNSIVINIGNTNIRFGLFDDDNCDLSWVINTKPYKTTDELFVQILMLYQTYKIEVDKIDKVIIGSVVPQLTKVVASAIKKIHNKIPVIVDRNTPSGVIPKSKQMGTDIYANLVAAHNLYPSQKKIILDFGTALTASCLAENGETLGVIIAPGIVTSLNSLIKGTAQLPEIELVKPKSVLGLDTITCMQSGMVYGFLGMVEGFIDRINDEVNDQCFVIATGGVSHVYKPLTEKINIGDRLHTLKGLYFLGKDL, translated from the coding sequence ATGAATTCCATCGTAATCAATATAGGAAATACCAATATCCGTTTCGGATTGTTTGATGATGATAATTGTGACCTGTCTTGGGTCATCAATACCAAACCTTATAAAACGACGGATGAACTTTTTGTCCAAATCCTGATGCTTTATCAGACCTATAAAATTGAGGTTGATAAAATCGATAAAGTCATTATTGGTTCCGTTGTTCCCCAATTGACGAAAGTTGTTGCAAGCGCAATTAAGAAAATTCATAACAAAATCCCTGTAATTGTAGATAGAAATACACCGTCTGGTGTTATCCCGAAATCTAAACAAATGGGAACAGATATCTACGCGAATCTTGTTGCGGCGCATAATCTCTATCCAAGTCAGAAGAAAATCATTCTCGATTTCGGAACAGCACTTACAGCAAGTTGCCTGGCTGAGAATGGAGAAACTCTTGGAGTCATAATCGCACCTGGAATTGTAACTTCACTGAATAGTTTGATTAAAGGAACAGCCCAATTACCGGAAATCGAGTTGGTAAAACCAAAATCTGTTTTAGGTCTAGATACAATTACCTGCATGCAAAGCGGAATGGTTTATGGTTTCCTGGGAATGGTAGAAGGTTTTATAGACCGGATTAATGATGAGGTGAATGACCAATGTTTCGTCATCGCAACAGGCGGTGTGAGCCACGTTTACAAACCTTTAACGGAAAAAATCAACATCGGCGACAGGTTGCATACCTTGAAAGGTCTGTATTTTTTGGGGAAGGATTTGTAG
- a CDS encoding sugar kinase, giving the protein MKIEYAIIIKNKTRLESLIERFNTKAQAKFYIESSGGNFQEYVDEHEKFHQSFLEVQTKLSKVIKNKVIEREFVPSYIFSENNLIVVVGQDGLVANVAKYSKNIPIVAINPDEERYDGVLLPFTVKNFLNGVNAVLNEKFSSKKMRFAEAVLNDGQKLLAVNDLFIGISSHSSARYKIMLNGKEESHSSSGIIVSTKTGSTGWLSSIFNMAFGILGETDLHYPKLKEDDLYFAVREPFKSIRTQTNICGGKLKKGNKLIIESLMPNNGFIFSDGIEQDFLQFNSGSTAEIKLSDEEAVLVIN; this is encoded by the coding sequence ATGAAAATCGAATACGCTATCATCATCAAAAATAAAACTAGACTAGAGTCTTTGATTGAACGCTTCAATACCAAAGCTCAGGCGAAGTTTTACATAGAAAGTTCGGGAGGAAATTTTCAGGAATATGTCGATGAACACGAGAAATTTCATCAATCATTTTTGGAAGTTCAGACAAAGCTTTCAAAAGTGATTAAAAATAAAGTGATTGAAAGAGAGTTTGTTCCGTCTTATATTTTTTCCGAAAATAATTTGATTGTGGTCGTTGGACAAGATGGTTTGGTGGCAAATGTGGCAAAATACTCTAAAAATATTCCGATTGTGGCAATCAATCCTGACGAAGAAAGATATGACGGCGTTTTGCTTCCTTTTACGGTAAAGAACTTTCTGAATGGCGTAAATGCTGTGTTGAACGAAAAGTTTAGTTCAAAGAAAATGAGGTTTGCAGAAGCGGTTTTGAATGACGGACAAAAACTATTGGCTGTGAATGATTTATTCATCGGGATTTCTTCTCATTCTTCGGCAAGATATAAAATTATGCTTAACGGGAAAGAAGAAAGCCATTCTTCCAGCGGGATTATTGTCTCCACAAAAACAGGTAGTACAGGTTGGCTGAGTTCGATTTTCAATATGGCTTTCGGAATTTTAGGAGAAACTGATTTGCATTATCCAAAGCTGAAAGAGGATGATTTGTATTTTGCGGTAAGAGAACCTTTCAAAAGCATCAGAACGCAAACCAATATCTGCGGAGGAAAGCTGAAAAAAGGAAACAAATTAATCATAGAATCATTAATGCCAAATAATGGTTTTATCTTTAGTGATGGAATTGAGCAGGATTTTTTGCAGTTCAACAGTGGTTCAACGGCGGAAATAAAGCTGTCTGATGAGGAAGCAGTTTTGGTAATAAATTAA
- a CDS encoding metallophosphoesterase family protein, which yields MKRTLAIGDIHGRFKALKQVLKRAKVTKNDKLIFLGDYVDGWSESSKIIQFLIELSEKQECTFIKGNHDAWTEDWLALGTAPDVWLFNGGKSTVESYSDYSLEDLEKHLEFFQRMKNYYVDDENRLFIHAGYSSIHGPEKETYSSNYRWDRTLWETAVAMDKKLSKNSELYPKRLVLYKEIFIGHTPTLYLGIKEPVNKANVWNLDTGAAFTGSLSIIDVDTKEFWQSDSLPSLYPNEKGRNFY from the coding sequence ATGAAAAGAACATTAGCAATTGGCGATATTCACGGTAGGTTCAAAGCTTTAAAACAGGTTTTGAAAAGAGCTAAAGTTACAAAAAATGATAAATTAATTTTTCTCGGAGATTATGTTGATGGTTGGAGCGAATCTTCCAAAATTATTCAATTCTTAATTGAACTTTCCGAAAAGCAGGAATGTACTTTCATCAAAGGAAATCACGATGCTTGGACGGAAGATTGGCTTGCTCTCGGAACAGCGCCCGATGTTTGGCTTTTCAATGGTGGGAAAAGTACTGTGGAAAGTTATTCGGATTATTCTTTGGAAGATTTGGAAAAACACCTTGAGTTTTTTCAACGGATGAAGAATTATTATGTTGACGATGAAAACCGTTTATTTATCCACGCAGGTTATTCTTCTATACACGGGCCGGAAAAAGAAACGTATTCAAGCAATTACCGTTGGGACAGAACTTTGTGGGAAACGGCTGTTGCAATGGATAAGAAGTTGTCGAAAAATTCAGAACTATATCCGAAAAGATTGGTTTTATATAAAGAAATTTTCATCGGTCACACGCCAACTTTATATTTGGGAATCAAAGAACCTGTCAACAAAGCGAATGTTTGGAACTTGGATACCGGCGCCGCTTTCACGGGCTCTTTGTCAATTATTGATGTTGATACGAAAGAATTCTGGCAAAGTGATTCGCTTCCATCTTTATATCCAAATGAAAAAGGCAGGAATTTTTATTGA
- a CDS encoding M14 family zinc carboxypeptidase, with amino-acid sequence MKNLSILFILISVFGYSQILTPYEKGNGNQTTTFEEMRKFYQDLSKQYPSISYETKGEDDNGAPIDVVIFNPTKQSFEEARKGKSVLFVNNGIHPGEPDGIDATMMLMRDLATGKIKAPKNVIFTAIASYNVSGMLNRGSFSRTNQNGPEDYGFRGNARNYDLNRDFIKTDSKNSRSFQQIFQWLKPDVFIDNHVSNGADYQYTFTYISTNKERLGTILGNYFNDEMQRTLLKNMEKRGVISVPYVNIHGDVPDDGFPAFVDSPRYATGYTTLFNAIGTVVETHMLKPYKDRVKVTYDYMVDNLNYIDENYKTIQQKRTENLKQYRVGSRYALAWKLDSAKYETIDFKGFEAKYKPSDVSGKTRLWYDRNTKFSKPVKFYNTYVPAKEITIPKYYVIPQSEWKIIDLLKLNQIKMIPIKQDSTILVEQYRIKDFKTVPNPYEGHYLHYDTFATKEYGKIKFRAGDFLVSLNQDGVKFLLETLEPEAVDSYFNWNFFDAILGQKEYFSPYVFEDTASKLLKDNKALKTAFELEKSINPKLAEDGQAQLDWVYKHSDYYEKTHRLYPVFRVD; translated from the coding sequence ATGAAAAATCTCTCAATCCTATTCATCCTAATTTCTGTTTTCGGTTATTCTCAAATTCTCACGCCTTACGAAAAAGGCAACGGCAATCAAACCACAACTTTTGAAGAGATGCGAAAATTCTATCAGGATTTATCAAAACAGTATCCATCAATCAGTTATGAGACTAAGGGCGAAGATGACAACGGAGCTCCAATAGATGTTGTGATTTTCAATCCTACAAAACAAAGTTTCGAAGAAGCCAGAAAAGGAAAATCGGTTCTATTCGTCAATAACGGAATCCATCCGGGAGAACCAGACGGAATTGATGCAACGATGATGTTAATGCGAGATTTAGCAACCGGAAAAATCAAAGCACCGAAAAATGTTATTTTCACAGCAATCGCAAGTTATAATGTTAGCGGAATGCTGAACCGAGGAAGTTTCTCCAGAACCAATCAAAATGGTCCGGAAGATTATGGTTTTCGTGGCAATGCTAGGAATTACGATTTGAACAGAGATTTCATCAAAACGGATTCAAAAAATTCCAGAAGTTTTCAGCAGATTTTTCAATGGCTAAAACCGGATGTTTTTATTGATAATCACGTCAGCAACGGCGCAGATTATCAATATACTTTCACTTATATTTCAACCAATAAAGAACGCTTGGGAACTATTTTGGGAAATTATTTCAATGACGAAATGCAGAGAACGCTTCTGAAAAATATGGAGAAAAGAGGTGTGATTTCCGTTCCTTATGTCAACATTCACGGCGATGTTCCGGATGACGGTTTTCCTGCTTTTGTGGATTCGCCGAGATATGCAACGGGTTACACGACTTTGTTCAATGCTATCGGGACGGTTGTGGAAACACATATGCTGAAACCTTACAAAGACCGTGTGAAAGTGACTTACGATTATATGGTTGACAATCTGAATTATATCGATGAAAATTATAAAACCATTCAACAGAAAAGAACTGAAAATCTTAAACAATACAGAGTTGGAAGCCGATACGCTTTAGCCTGGAAACTCGATTCTGCAAAATATGAAACGATTGATTTCAAAGGTTTCGAAGCTAAATATAAACCAAGCGACGTTTCCGGAAAAACCAGACTTTGGTACGACAGAAATACTAAGTTTTCAAAGCCGGTTAAATTCTACAATACTTACGTTCCTGCAAAAGAAATCACGATTCCGAAATATTACGTCATTCCACAATCCGAATGGAAAATCATTGATTTACTGAAATTGAACCAAATCAAAATGATTCCGATAAAACAAGATTCTACAATATTGGTTGAACAATACAGAATCAAGGATTTCAAAACGGTTCCGAATCCTTACGAAGGTCATTATCTGCATTACGACACATTTGCGACCAAAGAATACGGAAAAATCAAATTCAGAGCCGGAGATTTTCTCGTTTCATTGAACCAAGATGGCGTGAAATTTCTGTTAGAAACCTTGGAGCCGGAAGCGGTGGATTCTTACTTCAACTGGAATTTCTTCGATGCAATTTTGGGTCAGAAAGAATATTTTTCCCCTTATGTTTTCGAAGATACAGCGAGTAAACTTCTGAAAGACAACAAAGCTTTGAAAACCGCCTTTGAATTGGAAAAATCCATTAATCCAAAATTGGCAGAAGACGGACAAGCACAGTTGGATTGGGTTTATAAGCATTCAGACTATTACGAGAAAACGCACCGGCTTTATCCGGTTTTTAGGGTAGATTAA
- a CDS encoding RNA 2'-phosphotransferase: MTEPEKKKISKFLSLILRHQPETIDLKLDENGWANVNELREKCSKHKISFTLEELDEVVETNDKKRFIFNNDKTKIRANQGHSIGIDLALKPQKPPEFLYHGTAQSNVDSILEKGIEKRNRQHVHLSLDKETAIKVGMRHGKPIILTIRTGKMFEDGILFYLSENNVWLTDFVDAKYISK, encoded by the coding sequence ATGACCGAACCAGAAAAGAAAAAAATAAGCAAATTTCTCAGTCTAATTCTTAGGCATCAACCAGAAACCATCGACTTAAAATTAGATGAAAATGGTTGGGCAAACGTCAATGAATTAAGAGAGAAATGTTCAAAGCATAAAATAAGTTTCACTTTAGAAGAATTGGATGAAGTTGTAGAAACCAATGATAAAAAACGATTTATTTTCAACAATGATAAAACCAAAATCAGAGCCAACCAAGGTCATTCGATTGGTATTGACTTGGCTTTAAAACCTCAGAAACCTCCAGAATTTCTCTATCACGGGACTGCTCAGAGTAATGTCGATTCTATTTTAGAAAAGGGAATTGAGAAAAGAAATAGACAACACGTTCATTTGAGTTTAGATAAAGAAACAGCTATCAAAGTTGGAATGCGTCACGGAAAACCAATTATATTGACCATAAGAACAGGCAAAATGTTCGAAGACGGAATTCTGTTTTATCTTTCTGAAAATAATGTCTGGCTGACGGATTTTGTGGATGCGAAATATATTTCAAAATAA
- a CDS encoding RrF2 family transcriptional regulator, with protein MLSKRVKYAIKTLLFLNRTNNASLFSAKKISENERIPLKFLEQILRELKQNKILKSERGAEGGYTFMKDPADIKVLDVIRIVDGPVAMLPCASLNFYEKCADCTDEGTCGIRKLLINVRDSMLPILDTSIADMTKSEKFPI; from the coding sequence ATGCTTTCAAAAAGAGTCAAATACGCTATCAAAACTTTGCTTTTCCTCAACAGGACAAACAATGCTTCATTATTTTCCGCTAAAAAAATATCGGAGAACGAACGTATTCCACTCAAATTTTTGGAACAAATCCTGCGTGAACTGAAACAAAACAAGATTCTCAAAAGTGAAAGAGGCGCTGAAGGTGGTTACACTTTTATGAAAGACCCAGCCGATATCAAAGTTCTTGATGTCATCAGAATCGTTGACGGACCAGTAGCAATGTTGCCTTGTGCTTCTCTCAATTTTTATGAAAAATGTGCAGATTGTACAGATGAGGGAACTTGTGGAATCCGTAAATTATTGATTAATGTCCGTGATAGTATGCTACCAATTCTGGATACAAGCATCGCTGATATGACAAAATCCGAAAAGTTCCCTATCTAA
- a CDS encoding M1 family metallopeptidase, protein MKKLKFSLFSILFSLIMSAQQNPYYQQYAKYKMDIDVDAVNFTYQGKQTLDYRNNSPDELKVAYFHLYWNAFKPGSMMDQRVQSQGVNADGRLAKRVGNTVVSRLSEIPKNEEGAQNIRWIKQNGKDLKFEIQGTVMKVFLAETIKPNSSTTFTMEWDANIPMQIRRAGRNNREGVDMTMTQWYPKIAEYDYDGWAAFDYVGREFHAPFSDYEVNIKIDKDYVIGAGGNLENPTEVKGYDSNATIKEDISNKVTWKWTAKNILDFAWAADRDYSVESFPILDGPKVYLVYQKSEKTKYWSEMKPYITKYYQLMNATFGRYKWPSYSFIQGGDGGMEYGMCTMILGEATSLEGLSGLMFHEGAHSWFQQMLATNESVRPWMDEGFTQYAEDFVSYRLFPPKESQPNPFVGALKAYANFAKSAKEEPAVWLGDHHDNGTAYTYASYIKGETFLVELGYIVGEENLSKIMLKYYDEWAMKHPTERDFIHIAQLVSGMDLKWFQHYWINTTKTIDYGIKNVKYDPQSTTITLVNKGGVPMPIDFSILTKDKKVINYNIPLNLTRVWKTKDIYGNIQTLPYWAWTQQEYTFTIPYTKSQLSALGIDFSQRLADVNPEDNYLEVK, encoded by the coding sequence ATGAAAAAACTGAAATTCTCTTTATTCTCAATTCTTTTTTCTTTAATCATGTCGGCTCAGCAAAACCCTTATTATCAGCAATATGCTAAATATAAAATGGATATTGATGTAGATGCTGTCAATTTCACATATCAAGGAAAACAGACTTTGGATTACAGAAACAATTCGCCGGACGAGCTAAAAGTGGCTTATTTTCATTTGTATTGGAATGCTTTCAAACCGGGTTCTATGATGGACCAGCGCGTGCAGTCTCAGGGTGTAAATGCGGATGGAAGATTGGCAAAAAGAGTTGGAAATACAGTGGTTTCCAGATTATCCGAAATTCCGAAAAATGAAGAAGGCGCACAAAATATCCGTTGGATTAAGCAGAATGGCAAAGATTTGAAGTTTGAGATTCAGGGGACTGTTATGAAAGTTTTTCTTGCTGAAACAATAAAACCAAATTCTTCCACAACTTTTACAATGGAATGGGACGCCAATATCCCGATGCAAATCCGAAGAGCTGGAAGAAACAACCGCGAAGGTGTCGATATGACAATGACGCAATGGTACCCAAAAATTGCTGAATACGATTATGACGGTTGGGCGGCTTTTGATTATGTCGGAAGAGAGTTTCACGCCCCATTTTCTGATTATGAAGTGAACATCAAAATCGATAAAGATTATGTCATAGGAGCTGGAGGAAATCTTGAAAATCCAACAGAAGTAAAAGGTTATGACAGCAATGCAACCATCAAAGAAGACATTTCCAACAAAGTGACTTGGAAATGGACAGCGAAGAATATTCTGGATTTTGCCTGGGCGGCGGATAGAGATTATTCCGTGGAAAGCTTTCCGATTTTGGACGGTCCAAAAGTTTACTTGGTTTACCAAAAATCTGAAAAAACAAAATATTGGTCGGAAATGAAACCTTATATCACCAAATATTACCAATTAATGAATGCGACTTTCGGGCGTTACAAATGGCCAAGTTACTCATTCATTCAAGGTGGCGATGGCGGAATGGAATATGGAATGTGTACTATGATTTTGGGAGAAGCCACTTCACTAGAAGGTCTCAGCGGATTGATGTTCCATGAAGGTGCGCACTCTTGGTTTCAGCAGATGCTGGCAACCAACGAAAGTGTGAGACCTTGGATGGATGAAGGTTTTACGCAGTATGCAGAAGATTTTGTGTCTTACAGATTGTTTCCGCCAAAAGAATCTCAACCCAATCCATTTGTTGGCGCTTTGAAAGCTTATGCTAATTTTGCCAAATCTGCAAAAGAAGAACCTGCAGTTTGGTTGGGTGACCATCACGATAACGGAACAGCTTACACTTATGCAAGTTACATCAAGGGTGAAACATTTTTGGTGGAGCTAGGTTACATCGTTGGCGAAGAAAATCTGAGCAAAATTATGCTGAAATATTATGACGAATGGGCGATGAAACATCCTACTGAAAGAGATTTTATTCACATTGCACAGTTGGTTTCTGGAATGGATTTGAAGTGGTTCCAACATTATTGGATTAATACAACAAAAACCATTGATTACGGTATCAAGAATGTGAAGTATGACCCACAATCAACAACAATTACTTTAGTGAACAAAGGCGGTGTGCCGATGCCAATTGATTTCAGTATTTTGACAAAAGATAAAAAAGTCATCAATTATAATATCCCATTGAATTTGACCAGAGTTTGGAAAACGAAAGATATCTACGGTAATATTCAGACTTTGCCTTATTGGGCTTGGACACAGCAGGAATACACGTTTACAATTCCTTATACAAAATCTCAGTTGTCTGCCTTGGGAATTGATTTCAGCCAAAGATTAGCGGATGTTAATCCTGAGGATAATTATTTGGAAGTAAAGTAA
- a CDS encoding nucleoside deaminase encodes MFTDEYFMKMAFQEAQLALEKDEVPIGCVVVSNDRVIAKSHNLTETLTDVTAHAEMQAITSAANFLGGKYLQNCTLYVTLEPCVMCSGALAWSQISKVVIGARDEQRGFINKGLSLHPKTEVVTGILENECSAIVKDFFNSKR; translated from the coding sequence ATGTTCACTGACGAATATTTTATGAAGATGGCTTTCCAAGAAGCTCAATTAGCTTTGGAAAAAGACGAAGTTCCAATTGGTTGTGTTGTCGTGTCGAATGACAGAGTGATTGCCAAATCTCACAATCTAACAGAAACACTTACTGATGTTACAGCGCATGCAGAAATGCAGGCTATAACTTCTGCCGCTAATTTTCTTGGTGGGAAATACTTACAGAATTGTACTTTATATGTGACTTTGGAACCTTGTGTGATGTGTTCCGGAGCTTTAGCCTGGTCGCAAATTTCGAAAGTTGTGATTGGTGCTAGAGATGAACAAAGAGGTTTCATCAATAAAGGTTTGTCACTTCATCCCAAAACAGAAGTTGTAACTGGAATTTTGGAAAATGAATGCTCTGCAATCGTAAAAGACTTTTTTAATTCTAAACGTTAA